The Pseudomonadota bacterium genome window below encodes:
- a CDS encoding pyridoxal phosphate-dependent aminotransferase produces the protein MNKEMKYDFNHIIEQKAPDSIKWQRYGNEVIPLWVADMDFVSPEPVIQALHERVNHRVFGYAKPSEELIDVIRERLKRLYKWDVPAEHIVFVPGVVTGLNLAFQLFADPGDAVLVQPPVYSHFITDPVIRGRALIDPPLIKKDDTYEIDFEAFEKAITARTRIYVLCNPHNPVGRVFQTYELERLADICVRHNVLICADEIHCDLLYPCHKHIPIATLGNEVADRTITFMSPSKTFNLAGLKCSFAVITNPDLRKAWLRGSEGLIPYVNTMGLTAALAAFKDGQEWLDQCLSYLKSNRDFLVDYVHKKLSPLKITRIEGTYLAWLDCRESGIRGNPFHFFLKEGKVALNNGAECGKGGEGFVRLNFACPRKTLADALKRMSDALKRS, from the coding sequence ATGAATAAAGAAATGAAATACGATTTCAATCATATTATTGAACAAAAAGCCCCAGACAGCATTAAATGGCAAAGATACGGAAATGAAGTCATCCCTTTGTGGGTAGCGGATATGGATTTTGTTTCTCCTGAACCGGTTATTCAGGCACTCCATGAACGGGTGAATCATCGGGTTTTTGGATATGCAAAACCGAGTGAAGAACTTATTGACGTTATCAGGGAACGTCTTAAAAGGCTCTATAAATGGGATGTTCCGGCGGAACACATCGTTTTTGTACCTGGTGTTGTAACAGGCCTAAATCTCGCATTTCAACTTTTTGCGGATCCCGGAGATGCCGTATTGGTACAACCGCCTGTTTATTCACACTTCATTACTGATCCGGTCATCCGCGGCCGCGCATTGATTGATCCTCCATTAATAAAAAAAGATGATACCTATGAAATAGATTTTGAAGCATTTGAAAAAGCAATAACTGCCCGAACCAGAATATATGTACTCTGCAATCCGCATAATCCTGTCGGTCGTGTTTTTCAAACATATGAGCTGGAACGGCTTGCCGATATCTGTGTACGCCATAATGTTCTGATTTGTGCCGATGAGATTCACTGTGATCTTCTGTATCCGTGCCATAAACATATACCCATTGCTACCCTTGGCAATGAAGTGGCTGACAGAACCATCACCTTCATGTCGCCGAGCAAAACCTTCAACCTTGCAGGTTTGAAATGTTCCTTCGCAGTCATTACAAATCCTGATCTTCGGAAAGCCTGGTTGAGAGGCAGTGAGGGGCTTATTCCATATGTGAATACCATGGGCCTGACAGCAGCTCTGGCAGCTTTTAAAGACGGACAGGAGTGGCTGGATCAGTGTCTCTCATATCTGAAAAGCAACAGGGATTTTCTGGTTGACTATGTTCACAAAAAGCTTTCTCCCCTCAAAATAACGCGCATTGAGGGAACTTATCTGGCCTGGCTCGATTGCAGGGAATCAGGAATACGAGGAAATCCTTTTCATTTCTTTCTTAAGGAGGGCAAGGTGGCTCTCAATAACGGTGCTGAATGCGGAAAGGGAGGAGAAGGATTTGTGAGGCTCAATTTTGCCTGTCCGAGGAAGACTCTGGCCGATGCTTTAAAGCGTATGTCCGATGCTTTAAAGAGATCATAG
- a CDS encoding YkvA family protein encodes MGSGSWKAKAKTLKREVYALSLAVKDPRVPWYAKAFAVLIIGYALSPIDLIPDFIPVIGYIDDLILIPAGIVLLIKMIPKDVMEECREKAKSRQGGMKGKHWAAASVIVLIWLISIYFIVRIVCRIWL; translated from the coding sequence GTGGGTTCTGGTTCATGGAAGGCAAAAGCAAAGACTCTTAAGAGGGAAGTATACGCACTTTCTTTGGCAGTTAAAGACCCGAGAGTTCCCTGGTACGCAAAAGCATTTGCCGTTCTAATCATTGGTTATGCCTTAAGCCCCATCGATCTGATTCCGGATTTTATACCTGTTATCGGTTACATTGACGACCTTATACTTATCCCGGCAGGGATTGTTCTCCTTATTAAGATGATTCCAAAAGATGTAATGGAAGAATGCAGAGAAAAAGCAAAGTCTCGTCAGGGTGGAATGAAAGGAAAACATTGGGCGGCGGCATCCGTCATAGTTTTGATCTGGCTTATTTCTATTTATTTTATTGTAAGAATTGTCTGCCGCATATGGCTATGA
- a CDS encoding sugar phosphate isomerase/epimerase, producing the protein MKNIGIYSYFGYAMSFDERLNTIKNAGFEVTSIGLGEEEELVKSKEEDLMPEMIRSKGLFIEYAHAPDGRCNNLWSGSEQKSAAIKNEYSSYIDYCKKHNIPMLVVHVSQSKGDQPLLPNSYGLEALKYLLKYAEDSNVRIAVENTQKPEYLDHVFSNISSTHLGLCYDSSHDFLYSPQPGLLLKKWGHMLFATHISDNDGLLDRHWLPKEGIIKWDIIKNNFPVETYDGFLTLEIFPKNPNDEPALDFLRKAHGRIKWFEEMLAKKTAS; encoded by the coding sequence ATGAAAAATATCGGCATCTATTCGTACTTCGGATATGCGATGTCCTTCGATGAAAGACTCAACACAATAAAAAATGCAGGTTTTGAAGTAACCTCTATCGGGCTCGGAGAAGAAGAGGAACTTGTAAAAAGTAAAGAAGAAGACTTAATGCCTGAGATGATAAGATCAAAGGGGTTATTCATAGAGTATGCACATGCGCCTGACGGCAGATGCAATAATTTATGGTCGGGATCTGAACAAAAAAGTGCTGCAATAAAAAATGAATATTCATCATACATTGACTACTGCAAAAAGCATAATATACCCATGCTTGTCGTACATGTAAGCCAAAGCAAGGGCGACCAGCCTCTGCTGCCAAATAGCTACGGGCTTGAAGCCCTGAAATATCTGCTGAAATATGCCGAAGACTCAAATGTGAGAATAGCGGTGGAAAATACTCAGAAACCGGAATATCTCGATCATGTTTTTTCCAACATTTCCTCAACACATCTGGGTTTGTGCTACGACAGCTCTCATGACTTTCTTTACAGTCCTCAACCTGGATTACTGCTGAAAAAATGGGGGCACATGCTTTTTGCAACCCATATTTCAGACAACGATGGATTGCTTGACAGACATTGGCTTCCAAAAGAGGGAATCATTAAATGGGATATCATTAAAAACAACTTTCCTGTTGAAACATACGACGGATTCCTTACCCTCGAAATATTTCCTAAAAATCCCAATGATGAGCCTGCATTGGATTTTCTGAGAAAAGCCCATGGCAGGATTAAATGGTTTGAAGAAATGCTTGCAAAAAAGACCGCATCTTGA
- a CDS encoding MBL fold metallo-hydrolase has protein sequence MPKIIFLGTNGWYDTNTGNTICILLDTPSYTIILDAGNGIAKLDRYVDFNKPAYLFLSHFHFDHIVGLHTICKYNFSHGLHICGQEGIASILGKILDAPFTVPVKDFQFFTKFIELPSQKDRLPFSVTSLPLIHASLTMGYRFEIENRIITYCGDTGYCENAVKLAESADLLITECAFQSGQENPDWPHLNPETAARIAKESGAKRLALVHFDAEVYRTIEDRKNAEETARKVYPETVATVDDMVVDI, from the coding sequence ATGCCAAAAATCATCTTTTTAGGAACAAACGGCTGGTACGATACGAATACAGGAAACACAATCTGTATTCTTCTTGACACGCCCTCCTACACCATCATTCTTGATGCAGGCAACGGCATCGCCAAGCTGGACAGATATGTTGATTTTAATAAGCCTGCTTATCTTTTCCTCAGTCATTTCCATTTTGACCATATTGTCGGTCTCCATACTATCTGCAAATACAATTTTTCTCATGGGCTGCATATATGCGGGCAGGAAGGCATTGCCTCCATATTAGGGAAAATACTTGATGCGCCCTTTACAGTACCGGTTAAGGATTTTCAATTTTTCACAAAATTTATCGAACTTCCTTCACAGAAAGATCGTCTCCCCTTTTCCGTCACAAGCCTCCCCCTTATTCATGCATCATTGACAATGGGATACCGGTTCGAGATTGAAAATAGGATCATTACCTACTGCGGTGATACTGGATATTGTGAGAATGCAGTGAAGCTTGCAGAGAGTGCCGATCTCCTTATCACTGAATGTGCCTTCCAGTCCGGACAGGAAAATCCCGACTGGCCGCACCTCAACCCTGAAACAGCAGCAAGAATAGCAAAGGAATCAGGAGCAAAAAGATTAGCCCTTGTTCACTTCGATGCCGAAGTATACAGAACAATTGAAGACAGAAAGAATGCCGAGGAAACTGCACGGAAAGTTTATCCTGAAACTGTTGCTACAGTGGATGATATGGTTGTTGATATATAA